A single region of the Liolophura sinensis isolate JHLJ2023 chromosome 9, CUHK_Ljap_v2, whole genome shotgun sequence genome encodes:
- the LOC135475835 gene encoding high affinity cationic amino acid transporter 1-like, translated as MDASLVSRGTCRRLFDRMTRKKLIDSSDTDTLLSRCLSAKRLTFVGIGSMVGAGIYVLVGVAAKNLAGPSVIISFLLAAICICMTSFCFAEFASRIPKSGNPYLYIYVVYGEFVAFLIGWGFIISYITSGSLCSRAWSGYVDSLLNNGIKNYTLKHIGKWSVGDPVSEYPDFVAFGVQVSVLFIAATGAHCSTAVNSILAGLNVAVLGLVMLMGAVFGDVQNWHSQEHGGFFPFGIKGVMQGTSACFYAFFGFETVCIAAEEAKDPSKSVPRALLSSIVITTLLYVGTAIAFTLLVPFWMVNERAPLSAAFDHAGPAWMKYIVSLGPLCGFSNILLLNSYGFSRLCFSLSEEGLLWKACSKVHKRTKVPMLPLIAGGLAMSVGAMCLDLENLFRFNVITTILPFSLVNFGVLILRYDPRYNKLRVDSAGEMKFMQPEKSTRRSGSTDPFIDTKAGSTLWLSYVTSELRAIVNCFGIRLYILIIFTCTAFVSVVFLLGEGGFTEQNSISLIVVGLLVSIIAACVFAIASSERLEPASVFKVPFVPIFPLVSGMLNVFFLVAAVDKGSAIGYFTVVTLGILVYFGMCFCDLRHSSRAYGNSSVMEMETLIADDTDITSAHA; from the exons ATGGATGCCAGCTTGGTTTCACGTGGCACCTGCCGGCGCCTGTTTGATCGCATGACCCGAAAAAAGTTGATTGACTCTAGTGACACGGACACTCTCTTGAGCCGATGTCTGAGCGCCAAGAGACTGACGTTTGTCGGAATAGGCTCCATGGTGGGAGCTGGCATCTACGTATTGGTGGGTGTAGCCGCCAAAAACTTAGCAG GTCCGTCGGTCATCATATCGTTCCTGCTAGCCGCCATATGCATCTGCATGACGTCATTCTGCTTCGCAGAATTTGCTTCCCGCATTCCAAAATCTGGTAATCcctatttgtacatttatgtcgtCTACGGAGAGTTTGTTGCCTTCCTAATTGGATGGGGATTCATCATAA GTTATATCACGTCTGGGTCGTTGTGCTCACGGGCCTGGAGCGGATACGTTGACTCCCTATTAAATAACGGTATAAAAAATTACACCTTGAAACATATAGGCAAGTGGTCAGTGGGTGACCCTGTCTCGGAATATCCAGATTTCGTCGCCTTTGGGGTACAGGTTTCTGTACTGTTTATCGCTGCCACGGGAGCCCACTGTTCTACAGCCGTCAACAGCATTTTAGCTGGCCTCAATGTGGCCGTGCTTGGACTGGTTATGCTCATGGGCGCTGTATTTGGAGATGTACAAAACTGGCACAGTCAAGAGCATGGAGGTTTCTTCCCATTCGGGATAAAGGGTGTAATGCAAGGAACTTCCGCGTGTTTCTATGCCTTCTTCGGGTTTGAGACAGTTTGTATTGCGGCTGAAGAGGCCAAAGATCCTTCTAAATCAGTGCCCAGAGCACTCCTGTCCAGTATCGTCATTACAACATTACTGTATGTAGGTACAGCCATTGCATTTACTCTGCTGGTCCCGTTTTGGATGGTTAATGAACGAGCGCCATTGTCTGCAGCATTTGACCACGCTGGACCGGCCTGGATGAAGTACATAGTGTCCTTAGGACCCCTGTGTGGATTCAGCAATATCCTCCTCCTCAACTCCTATGGGTTTTCTCGATTGTGTTTCTCTTTGTCTGAGGAGGGCCTCCTTTGGAAAGCCTGTTCAAAAGTTCACAAACGTACTAAAGTCCCCATGCTACCACTCATTGCAGGTGGGCTGGCAATGTCTGTCGGGGCTATGTGCTTGGACCTAGAAAATTTGTTTCGTTTTAACGTCATCACCACAATCCTGCCTTTCTCATTGGTCAATTTTGGCGTGCTTATTCTGAGGTACGATCCACGTTACAACAAGCTCAGGGTAGATTCTGCTGGGGAGATGAAATTCATGCAACCGGAAAAGTCTACACGCCGCAGTGGCTCAACGGATCCTTTTATCGATACCAAAGCTGGAAGCACTCTCTGGTTGTCATACGTAACATCAGAGCTAAGAGCTATAGTGAATTGTTTCGGAATTCGTTTGTATATATTGATCATTTTCACGTGCACAGCTTTTGTGTCGGTCGTTTTTCTGCTGGGAGAAGGCGGCTTTACTGAGCAGAACAGTATTTCATTAATAGTTGTGGGCCTGTTGGTGTCCATAATAGCTGCCTGTGTATTTGCAATAGCCTCCAGTGAAAGGCTCGAGCCTGCGTCTGTGTTTAAG GTTCCGTTTGTACCCATCTTCCCTCTCGTCAGTGGAAtgctaaatgtgtttttcttggTAGCGGCCGTCGACAAAGGCAGTGCAATAGGATATTTTACAGTGGTTACTCTGG GCATTCTAGTGTATTTTGGGATGTGTTTCTGTGATCTGCGTCATTCCTCGCGAGCATATGGGAACTCTTCTGTGATGGAGATGGAAACGCTGATAGCAGACGACACTGATATCACATCGGCGCATGCTTAA
- the LOC135475302 gene encoding cationic amino acid transporter 4-like, with product METVSRFWGVINRKKTLSSDVMDTPLSRCLNTFDMTLLGIGHMIGAGIYVITGTVVKTMAGPAAMLSYAIAGVAAILASLCYAEFGARIPKAGSAYSYTYVTIGEFWAFVIGWNVVLEHLIGVASVARAWSGSVNAIFNDAIKNGTIEHIGRLSHDSPWLSEYPDFVAVLVIVIISAFIITGAKISTGVNNVFTILNAIVMVFIIVGGFYLADLDNWKNDYSGGFFPMGFQGVFGGAAACFYAYIGFEGIAIAGEEARDPERSIPRATLTAMVAVTIIYVVITSALTLMVPYYAVIPAAAYPAAFALRGLEWMKYVVAFGSLFGITTSLVGGLFSLPRSVYAMASDGVFFKFFARVYSRTQTPVYAIAVFSCLAAIMAFLLEIEALVEFMSIGTLMAYTIVAASVIIMRYLPVTKCQFKLKPDVSAANADDTESVSEKSDILKKSKSHDDFGRLKQTFKKFPILKSVEPGNAAILAVVLMLVFMTSFSSLLLFGIEHIQAGAWWSIILLLILAVCIVACFLIIVAHEQNDAFLTFQLPFVPLVPAVSMFCNVTLMLKLSYLTWIRLLIWLAVGLVIYFGYGIRHSLENKPMAAYNHLVSYVGDADMGSRSLTNFAEDVHLQQPIVKENSEFGHPSQGMEDHEMDTDYQRR from the exons ATGGAGACCGTGTCTAGGTTCTGGGGTGTGATAAACCGGAAGAAAACCTTGTCTTCTGACGTCATGGACACCCCCTTAAGCCGATGTCTGAACACTTTTGACATGACACTTTTGGGCATCGGACATATGATTGGTGCGGGAATTTATGTGATCACGGGGACCGTCGTTAAGACGATGGCAGGTCCGGCGGCCATGTTGTCTTACGCCATCGCTGGGGTGGCTGCTATTTTAGCGTCTCTTTGCTACGCCGAATTCGGTGCCCGGATTCCTAAAGCGGGCTCAGCTTATTCTTATACCTATGTGACAATTGGGGAGTTTTGGGCATTTGTGATTGGCTGGAACGTCGTACTGGAGCATTTGATTGGCGTTGCATCTGTAGCTCGTGCATGGAGTGGAAGTGTAAACGCCATATTTAATGACGCTATCAAAAACGGTACAATAGAACATATAGGGAGATTGAGTCACGATTCCCCCTGGTTGTCAGAGTACCCAGACTTCGTGGCTGTCCTTGTGATAGTAATCATTTCAGCATTCATAATAACTGGAGCGAAGATCTCTACCGGCGTCAACAACGTCTTCACCATTCTCAACGCCATTGTCATGGTCTTCATCATCGTCGGTGGATTTTACTTGGCGGATTTGGATAACTGGAAGAATGATTACAGCGGCGGATTTTTCCCAATGGGCTTCCAGGGAGTGTTTGGTGGTGCAGCTGCTTGTTTCTATGCTTACATTGGCTTTGAAGGTATTGCCATAGCGGGTGAAGAGGCGCGAGACCCTGAAAGGTCCATCCCACGGGCCACACTTACTGCCATGGTCGCTGTGACCATTATATATGTGGTTATCACTAGCGCCCTGACACTGATGGTACCATATTACGCCGTCATTCCGGCTGCGGCTTACCCAGCGGCATTTGCACTGCGAGGACTAGAGTGGATGAAGTACGTCGTTGCTTTTGGATCGTTGTTCGGTATCACCACATCTCTGGTGGGTGGTTTGTTTTCTCTGCCCCGGTCCGTCTATGCCATGGCCAGCGACGGGGTTTTCTTTAAATTCTTCGCCCGAGTGTACTCCAGGACACAGACCCCTGTCTATGCCATAGCCGTGTTCAGCTGTCTGGCAGCCATCATGGCCTTCTTGCTGGAAATCGAAGCCTTGGTTGAGTTCATGTCCATCGGCACCCTCATGGCTTACACTATTGTGGCTGCCAGTGTGATTATCATGCGATATCTGCCTGTCACAAAATGCCAGTTCAAACTTAAACCCGACGTATCGGCAGCAAACGCCGATGATACCGAATCAGTGTCGGAGAAAAGCGACATTCTTAAGAAATCCAAAAGCCACGACGACTTCGGCAGGTTAAAGCAAACTTTCAAGAAATTTCCTATTCTGAAGTCCGTGGAACCCGGAAACGCCGCCATATTGGCTGTTGTCCTTATGCTGGTGTTTATGACATCGTTCAGCAGCCTTCTCCTGTTTGGTATAGAACACATCCAGGCCGGGGCGTGGTGGAGCATCATCCTCTTACTGATCTTAGCTGTCTGTATCGTCGCCTGTTTTCTGATCATAGTTGCACATGAGCAGAATGATGCTTTTCTGACTTTCCAG CTGCCATTTGTCCCGCTGGTGCCAGCAGTCAGCATGTTCTGTAACGTGACTCTCATGTTGAAGCTTTCCTATCTAACCTGGATACGGTTACTTATTTGGCTGGCCGTAG GTTTGGTGATTTACTTTGGCTACGGTATCCGCCATAGCCTTGAGAACAAACCAATGGCGGCCTATAACCACCTAGTGTCCTATGTCGGGGACGCCGATATGGGTTCACGATCTCTCACGAACTTTGCCGAAGACGTTCATCTACAGCAACCAATCGTAAAGGAGAATTCCGAGTTTGGGCACCCGTCACAAGGAATGGAAGACCATGAGATGGACACGGACTACCAGAGGCGGTAA